From the genome of Streptacidiphilus sp. PB12-B1b:
GTGCGGCCGTCGAGCAGGCGGTGAGCGTCGCCAGCGCGAGGCGCAGACGGTTCGTCAGCGAATGGTGCGTCATATGCACGGATTCTGACGGATGCCGGGGAGCGCCGCCAGCACCGACGGCATGCGGGTGACGACTGATGCTGACGCTGGGTCAGGAGGCTTTCCGGGTCTCGCTGTTGTCGCTGTCCACCGAATGGTGCGGGTGGTGCGGGTGGTGGCCGTGATGCGGGTGCGCCTGCTCGTAGGCCGCGTCCGAGGTGCGCAGCAGCCGCAGCAGCTCGCCGCGCTGCTCGCTGCTGATCGCGCCGAAGTACTCCGCGGCGACCTCCTGCCGGATCCGGCCGATCTGCTCGACCATCTGCTGCCCGGCCTCGGTGAGCTGCAGCAGGATGGCCCGGCGGTCCTCCGGGTCCTGGGTGCGGGCGACCAGTCCGGCGGTCTCCAGGGCGTCCACCACCGTGGTGACCGAGCGCGGGGCGATCCGCAGCCGCTCGGCCAGCTGGTTCAGCCGGATCATGGCGCCGTGGTGCGCGCCGCGCGCCAGCACCTCCAGCGCCCGGCCCTGCGAGGGGGTGATGCCGTACGGCGACAGCCGGTGGAAGCTCTCCCGGCGCATCCGCTTGCCGGCCCGCATCACCGCGTCGGCCAGCTCGACCTCGTCCGGCGCCGCACTGGGGGGATCTGCGGGGAGATCGGCGGTCACGGCAGGCTCCTGGCTAGGCGGGAGCACCAGGATATCGGGCTCGAACACCGGGTCGGACGGCTCGGCGGCGGATGTCGGCGGATGTCATGGAGAAATTAGAGAGCCTTGCTCATATTTTCGATTAGGCTGGCCTAAGTCAGGCTCTCCCAGCCACGTCCAGGAGGACACCCATGCCCCGCTCCGAAGCCCGCGTCACCACCGACCGCCCGCACCGCTACGCCAAGCAGCTCGCCTCCCATCTCGGCCGCAAGGTCGAGAGCAGCTGGGACGACGAGACCGGCCACGGCGCGCTGACCTTCTCGGCCGGGACCGCGACCCTCACCGCCGAGCCCGGCGTGCTGCTGCTCGCCGTCGAGGGCGAGGCCGACAGCCTCGACCGGCTGGAGGACGTCGTCGGCCGCCACCTGGTGCGCTTCGGCGCCAAGGACGAGCTGGTCGCCGAGTGGCACCGCGACAACGGCACGCCCGGCAGCGTGCAGCGCAACGACGCCGAGGACGCCGCCGGCTGAGCGCCGACCCGCCCCGAGCCACCAGGCCCGCAACCGACGGCCCGCACCGCCCCTGCGGCGGTGCGGGCCGACCCGTTTCCGGCGGGATCAGGCCGTGAGCTGGGCCTCGATCGCGCTGACCACCTCGGCCGCCTCCGGCTCGGTGCGCGGCCGGAACCGCGCGGCGACCTCGCCCTCGGGCGAGAGCAGGAACTTCTCGAAGTTCCACTGGACGTCCCCGGCCTCGCCCGCCTCGTCGGCGGTCCGCGTCAGCTCGGCGTAGAGCGGGTGCCGGGCCTCGCCGTTCACGTCGATCTTCTCCAGCAGCGGGAAGGTGACGCCGTAGGTGGTGGAGCAGAAGGTCTGGATCTCCTCGGAGCTGCCCGGCTCCTGCCCGGCGAACTGGTTGCAGGGCACGCCGAGCACGGTGAAGCCGCGCCCGCCGTACTGCTGCTGCAGCCGCTCCAGGCCCGCGTACTGCGGCGTCAGGCCGCACTTGGACGCGACGTTGACCAGCAGCACGGCCTTGCCCTGGTAGGCGGCCAGCGAGGTGGCCTCGCCGTCGAGGGTGCGCAGCGGGATGTCGTACAGGCTCATCGGTGGGACCTCCGGGATCGGGGCGGCGCGGGCGCCGGCGGCAGTGTCGGTCACAACACTGCCGCATCGCCGCTGCTTCCCGTCGGCCGGGAGGCCGGCAGCGCCCGGTGGGCGTCCGGTGGTGCCCGGCGGCGGCGCGTTGTCGGAGGCGGGCGGTACGGTGCAACCGCGAGCGTCCCGACACCGGCAGCCGAGAGGGGGAGCGGGCATGGCCGCACGGCCCCGGGCGGCGGACCCGTCCGCCCCGCAGATCCAACTCGCGGTCGTCGAGGGGGTGCTGGAGCGCATCACCTACGCCAACGAGGAGACCGGCTACACCGTGGCCCGGGTGGACACCGGCCGCGGCGCCAACGACCTGCTCACCGTCGTCGGCGCGCTGCTCGGGGCGCAGCCGGGCGAGAGCCTGCGGCTCCAGGGCCGCTGGGGCAGCCACCCGCAGTACGGCAAGCAGTTCACCGTGGAGAACTACACCACGGTGCTCCCGGCGACCGTCCAGGGCATCCGCCGCTACCTGGGCTCGGGGCTGATCAAGGGCATCGGCCCACGGCTGGCCGAGCGCATCGTCGACCACTTCGGCACCGAGACCCTGGACGTCATCGAGCGGCAGCCGGAGCGGCTGATCGAGGTCCCCAAGCTGGGGCCCAAGCGCACCGGGCTGATCGCCGCCGCCTGGGAGGAGCAGAAGGCGATCAAGGAGGTGATGATCTTCCTGCAGAGCGTGGGGGTCTCCACCTCGCTCGCGGTGCGCATCTACAAGAACTACGGCGACGCCTCCATCGCGGTGGTCCGGAACGAGCCCTACAAGCTGGCCGCCGACGTCTGGGGGATCGGCTTCCTGACCGCCGACCGGATCGCCCAGGCCGTCGGGATACCGCACGACAGCCCGCAGCGGGTCAAGGCCGGGCTGCAGTACGCCCTCTCCCAGAGCGCCGACCAGGGGCACTGCTTCCTGCCCGAGGAGCGGCTGATCTCCGACGCGGTGAAGCTGCTGGCGGTGGACGTCGGCCTGGTCATCGAGTGCCTGGCCGAGTTGATCGCCGAGGAGGGCGTGGTCCGCGAGGAGCTGCCGGCCGAGCACGCCGTCCCCGGCGATCCGGCCGGGGAGCGGCTGTCGGCGGTCTACCTGGTGCCCTTCCACCGCGCCGAGCAGTCGCTGGCCGGACAGCTGCTGCGGCTGCTGCGGGCCCCCGAGGACCGCCTGGGCTCCTTCGCCGGGGTGGACTGGGAGCGCGCCCTGGGCTGGCTCCGGGGGCAGACCGGGGCCGATCTGGCGCCCGAGCAGGAGCAGTCGGTGCGGCTGGCGCTGACCGAGAGGGTGGCCGTGCTGACCGGCGGGCCCGGCTGCGGCAAGTCCTTCACGGTCCGCTCCATCGTCACCCTGGCGCTGGCCCGCAAGGCCAAGGTGGTGCTGGCCGCGCCCACCGGCCGGGCCGCCAAGCGGCTGGCCGAGCTGACCGGCTGCGAGGCGTCCACCGTGCACCGGCTGCTGGAGCTGAAGCCGGGCGGGGACGCCGCCTATGACCGGGACCGGCCGCTCGACGCCGACCTGGTGGTGGTGGACGAGGCGTCCATGCTTGACCTGCTGCTGGCCAACAAGCTGGCCAAGGCCGTCGCCCCGGGCGCGCACCTGCTGCTGGTGGGGGACGTCGACCAGCTGCCGTCCGTGGGCGCCGGGGAGGTGCTGCGCGACCTGCTGGCGCCGGGCAGCCCGGTCCCGTCGGTCCGGCTCACCCGGATCTTCCGGCAGGCGGCGCAGTCGGGCGTGGTGACCAACGCGCACCGGATCAACGAGGGCGTCCCGCCGATCACCGACGGCATGGCCGACTTCTTCCTCTTCCCGGAGGAGGACGCCGAGCTGGCCGCCGGGCTGACGGTGGACGTCGTCGCCCGGCGCATCCCGGCCCGCTTCGGGCTGGACCCGCGTCGGGACGTCCAAGTCCTCGCCCCCATGCACCGGGGCCCGGCCGGGGCGGGCAACCTCAACGTCCTGCTCCAGGGCGCGGTCACGCCCTCCCGCCCGGACACGCCCGAGCGACGCTTCGGCGGCCGGACCTTCCGGGTCGGCGACAAGGTCACGCAGATCCGCAACAACTACGACAAGGGCGTCAACGGCGTCTTCAACGGCACGGTCGGCGTGGTCACCGCGCTCAGCCTGGAGGAGCAGCGCCTCACCGTCCTCACCGACGAGGACGAGGAGGTCCCCTACGACTTCGACGAGCTGGACGAGCTGGCGCACGCCTACGCGGTGACCATCCACCGCTCCCAGGGCAGCGAGTATCCGTGCGTGGTGATCCCTGTCACTACCAGCGCCTGGATGATGCTCCAGCGGAACCTGCTCTACACCGCGGTGACCCGCGCCAAGAAGATCGTCGTGCTGGTGGGCTCCCGGCGGGCGCTGGCGCAGGCCGTCCGGGCCGTTTCCGCAGGTCGACGCCACACTGCCCTGGATCACCGGCTGCGATCCGGTTGAGTCCTGCAACCACCGGCGTGCGGATCGGCCGAGGATCGTCCATTGTCAGGAAGTGAAGGAACCGGGCCGCGAGTTTTGTAGGGCCTATCCCTTTTGGGTGACCCTGACTACCCCTAGGTCGCTCGAATGGGCGATGGTAGTACTTAAGTCAGGGCACCCCTTGAAGAGGTTCATTTCGCTGGTGAGGGAAGACGTGAGCGACAACTCTGTAGTACTCGGCTACCAGGGCAACGAGTACGAGTACCCGGTGGTCGACGCCACCGTCGGCAACGCCGGCTTCGACATCTCGAAGCTGCTGAGCCAGACCGGCCTGACCACGCTGGACAACGGCTTCGGCAACACCGCCGCCTGCAAGTCCGCGATCACCTACATCGACGGCGACCAGGGCATCCTGCGCTACCGCGGCTACCCCATCGAGCAGCTGGCCGAGCACGGGACCTTCCTGGAGACCGCCTACCTGCTGATCAACGGGGAGCTGCCCAACACCGACCAGCTCTCCGGCTTCCAGCACGACATCTCGCAGCACACCCTGCTGCACGAGGACGTCAAGCGCTTCTACCAGGGCTTCCCCCGCGACGCCCACCCGATGGCCATGCTGTCCTCGGTGGTCAGTGCGCTGTCCACGTTCTACCAGGACAGCCACAACCCGTTCGACCCCGAGCAGCGCTACCTCTCCGCGGTGCGCCTGCTGGCGAAGCTGCCGACCATAGCGGCCTACGCCTTCAAGAAGTCGCAGGGCCACCCGTTCGTCTACCCGCGCAACGACCTCGGCTACGTCGAGAACTTCCTGCGGATGACCTTCGCGGTGCCCGCTGAGGAGTTCGAGCTGAACCCGGTCGTGGTGAACGCGCTGGAGAAGCTGCTGATCCTGCACGCCGACCACGAGCAGAACTGCTCCACCTCGACCGTGCGCCTGGTCGGCTCCTCGCAGGCCAACCTGTTCGCGTCCATCTCGGCCGGCATCAACGCCCTCTGGGGCCCGCTGCACGGCGGCGCCAACCAGGCCGTGCTGGAGATGCTCACCAAGATCAAGAACGACGGCGGCGACGTCGACGCCTTCATCCGCAAGGTGAAGAACCGCGAGGACGGCGTGAAGCTCATGGGCTTCGGGCACCGCGTCTACAAGAGCTTCGACCCGCGCGCGCAGATCATCAAGGGCGCCGCGCACGACGTCCTGGCGCAGCTGGGCAAGGCCGACGAGCTGCTCGACATCGCGCTCAAGCTCGAGGAGCACGCGCTCACCGACGACTACTTCATCTCGCGCAAGCTCTACCCGAACGTGGACTTCTACACCGGCCTGATCTACCGCGCCATGGGCTTCCCGACCAGCATGTTCACCGTGCTGTTCGCCCTGGGCCGGCTGCCCGGCTGGATCGCCCACTGGCAGGAGATGATCACCGACCCGACCAGCAAGATCGGCCGCCCGCGGCAGATCTACACCGGCGTCGAGATCCGCGACTTCGTCGCCATCGAGTCGCGCTGACACCGCCTCAGCCGCACTGCGCGAAGGGCCCGGCCGCTGCGGCCGGGCCCTTCGGCGTACCTGCCAATACACCTTGCAAGCCGGGGCGCACGGCGCCCGGTACGCCGGGGGAGGCCGCTCAACCCACCCCGTCGTACACGTGCGCCGTGCGTGGTCGGCCGTCCAGCGACGGCGGCCGACGGTGGAGTCCGCCGGAACTCCAGCCGGGGGCCGAGCGGCTGACCGCTCGTTCATCCGGCACACGTGTTGTAACACGTCGACGGGGTCGCAAGGTTACGACTGGCGCATGTGACTCTCCTCTCACACCGTAGCGTGCGAGCCCGCCTACGCCCCGTACCTGGCCCAAGTCCCCTCACACCGCCGCAAGAAGGCCGGAAACCCGCGCCCCGGGCGCTGTTCGGCCAATTTCGGCCATGGTAAGAATCCGCGTCCGGGCGAAGCGCGGCAAACCGGGTGGAAGCCGCCCCAAGCGGTCGCGGCCGCCGCCAACGGCCGAGCGCCGCTCGGGTGTTGGCGGCCCGAGCGGCGCCCGGCGGAGGCGCGTGGCTGAGGCGCCCGGCGGGGGCGCGGGGTTCAGTCCTGGGCGCGGAAGCCGCGCAGCCGCAGGCTGTTGCTGACGACAAAGACGGACGAGAACGCCATCGCCGCGCCCGCGATCATCGGGTTGAGCAGGCCGAGGGCGGCCAGCGGCAGCGCCGCCACGTTGTAGCCGAAGGCCCAGAACAGGTTGCCCTTGATCGTGCCCAGGGTGCGCCGGGAGAGCCGAATGGCGTCCGCCGCCGCCAGCAGGTCGCCGCGGACCAGGGTCAGGTCGGCCGCCTCCATCGCCGCGTCCGTCCCGGTGCCCATGGCCAGCCCCAGGTCGGCCCTGGCCAGGGCGGCTGCGTCGTTGACGCCGTCGCCGACCATGGCGACCGTCCGGCCCTGCGCCTGGAGCCGGCCGACGACGGCGGCCTTGTCCTCCGGCAGCACCTCGGCGACCACCCGGTCGGCGTCGATGCCGACCTCGGCCGCGACGCTCAGCGCCACCGCGCGGTTGTCCCCGGTCAGCAGCACCGGCGTCAGCCCCAGCGCCCGCAGCCGGGAGACGGCCTCGGCGCTGGTCGGCCGAACCGCGTCGGCGACCTCCAGCACGGCGCGTGCGGCGCCGTCCCAGCCGACCGCCACCGCCGTCCGCCCGGCGGCCTCCGCGGCCGTCTTGGCGGCTGCCAGCGGCGCCGGCAGGTGCTGCGCCCAGTCGGCCAGGAACTGCTCGCGCCCGGCCACCACCGCGCGGCCCTCGACGACGCCCTGGACGCCGCGTCCGGGCACGGACACGAAGTCGGTGACGCCGGGCAGCTCCCCGGCCCGGGCGGCGGCCTCGGCGACGGCCCGGGCGATCGGGTGCTCGGAGGCGTGCTCCAGTGCCCCGGCCAGCCGCAGCGCCTCGGCCTCGGTGGTGCCCGCCGCGGTGTGCACGGCCAGCAGCGTC
Proteins encoded in this window:
- a CDS encoding MarR family winged helix-turn-helix transcriptional regulator, whose translation is MTADLPADPPSAAPDEVELADAVMRAGKRMRRESFHRLSPYGITPSQGRALEVLARGAHHGAMIRLNQLAERLRIAPRSVTTVVDALETAGLVARTQDPEDRRAILLQLTEAGQQMVEQIGRIRQEVAAEYFGAISSEQRGELLRLLRTSDAAYEQAHPHHGHHPHHPHHSVDSDNSETRKAS
- a CDS encoding DUF2218 domain-containing protein; this translates as MPRSEARVTTDRPHRYAKQLASHLGRKVESSWDDETGHGALTFSAGTATLTAEPGVLLLAVEGEADSLDRLEDVVGRHLVRFGAKDELVAEWHRDNGTPGSVQRNDAEDAAG
- a CDS encoding glutathione peroxidase → MSLYDIPLRTLDGEATSLAAYQGKAVLLVNVASKCGLTPQYAGLERLQQQYGGRGFTVLGVPCNQFAGQEPGSSEEIQTFCSTTYGVTFPLLEKIDVNGEARHPLYAELTRTADEAGEAGDVQWNFEKFLLSPEGEVAARFRPRTEPEAAEVVSAIEAQLTA
- a CDS encoding ATP-dependent RecD-like DNA helicase; translation: MAARPRAADPSAPQIQLAVVEGVLERITYANEETGYTVARVDTGRGANDLLTVVGALLGAQPGESLRLQGRWGSHPQYGKQFTVENYTTVLPATVQGIRRYLGSGLIKGIGPRLAERIVDHFGTETLDVIERQPERLIEVPKLGPKRTGLIAAAWEEQKAIKEVMIFLQSVGVSTSLAVRIYKNYGDASIAVVRNEPYKLAADVWGIGFLTADRIAQAVGIPHDSPQRVKAGLQYALSQSADQGHCFLPEERLISDAVKLLAVDVGLVIECLAELIAEEGVVREELPAEHAVPGDPAGERLSAVYLVPFHRAEQSLAGQLLRLLRAPEDRLGSFAGVDWERALGWLRGQTGADLAPEQEQSVRLALTERVAVLTGGPGCGKSFTVRSIVTLALARKAKVVLAAPTGRAAKRLAELTGCEASTVHRLLELKPGGDAAYDRDRPLDADLVVVDEASMLDLLLANKLAKAVAPGAHLLLVGDVDQLPSVGAGEVLRDLLAPGSPVPSVRLTRIFRQAAQSGVVTNAHRINEGVPPITDGMADFFLFPEEDAELAAGLTVDVVARRIPARFGLDPRRDVQVLAPMHRGPAGAGNLNVLLQGAVTPSRPDTPERRFGGRTFRVGDKVTQIRNNYDKGVNGVFNGTVGVVTALSLEEQRLTVLTDEDEEVPYDFDELDELAHAYAVTIHRSQGSEYPCVVIPVTTSAWMMLQRNLLYTAVTRAKKIVVLVGSRRALAQAVRAVSAGRRHTALDHRLRSG
- a CDS encoding citrate synthase — its product is MSDNSVVLGYQGNEYEYPVVDATVGNAGFDISKLLSQTGLTTLDNGFGNTAACKSAITYIDGDQGILRYRGYPIEQLAEHGTFLETAYLLINGELPNTDQLSGFQHDISQHTLLHEDVKRFYQGFPRDAHPMAMLSSVVSALSTFYQDSHNPFDPEQRYLSAVRLLAKLPTIAAYAFKKSQGHPFVYPRNDLGYVENFLRMTFAVPAEEFELNPVVVNALEKLLILHADHEQNCSTSTVRLVGSSQANLFASISAGINALWGPLHGGANQAVLEMLTKIKNDGGDVDAFIRKVKNREDGVKLMGFGHRVYKSFDPRAQIIKGAAHDVLAQLGKADELLDIALKLEEHALTDDYFISRKLYPNVDFYTGLIYRAMGFPTSMFTVLFALGRLPGWIAHWQEMITDPTSKIGRPRQIYTGVEIRDFVAIESR